The Brassica napus cultivar Da-Ae chromosome C7, Da-Ae, whole genome shotgun sequence genome has a segment encoding these proteins:
- the LOC111212793 gene encoding disease resistance protein RRS1B-like codes for MKEIARDVCEKLYPTEEIGIHRRQEEIENLLCKQPWGVRTLGIFGKPGIGKTTLAIALFRHMSGGYDASCLIKDFDTKYNEKRLTALDTDYLSETPMEKFDLNCIDSKPILRKKRVLIALDDVQNAPDAKSFLGGFDKFGPGSLIIITSQNKQVLEECQMSEFYNLKGLNDDETLELFTRCAFGNIVIEENLMDLSKKEIQSSMKMVEMVSTLPDVCEVLIAENNYIRLIPYEEYNEAQENKEFQSDNDGVLATRDTDLITLTTSDLCSKSYPQKSLRARLYNRFSKSIPRNLRLYRLDYNSMIRSLSEHFQKHHVLVQGVSSQLQKLSQSFSNSRDHDLLEQNLQRLLTLSGGCDRIKRVLDFLRKIRELNLKGEEN; via the exons ATGAAAGAGATCGCCAGGGATGTGTGTGAGAAGCTCTATCCAACGGAAGAGATCGGGATCCACAGGCGGCAAGAGGAGATAGAAAACTtgctatgcaagcaaccatggGGCGTCCGCACTCTAGGTATTTTTGGTAAGCCTGGTATTGGCAAGACGACTTTGGCTATAGCCCTCTTTCGCCATATGTCTGGTGGTTATGATGCTTCTTGCCTCATCAAAGATtttgacacaaaatataatgaGAAGAGACTTACTGCTTTAGATACTGACTACTTGAGTGAGACTCCAATGGAGAAGTTTGACCTAAACTGTATTGATTCAAAGCCGATCCTCCGCAAGAAAAGGGTTCTTATTGCTCTGGATGATGTGCAAAATGCTCCGGATGCAAAGTCGTTTCTTGGTGGATTTGACAAGTTTGGTCCAGGAAGCTTGATCATCATAACCTCCCAAAATAAACAAGTTCTAGAGGAGTGCCAGATGAGTGAGTTTTATAACCTTAAAGGTCTAAATGATGACGAAACTCTGGAGCTGTTCACAAGGTGTGCCTTTGGAAATATTGTCATAGAAGAAAATCTTATGGATCTTTcaaagaaagagattcagagCAGCATGAAAATGGTGGAAATGGTATCGACATTGCCTGATGTTTGTGAAGTACTCATTGCAGAAAACAATTATATACGGTTGATCCCATATGAAGAATACAATGAGGCCCAAGAAAATAAGGAGTTCCAATCTGATAACGATGGTGTATTG GCCACTAGAGATACAGATCTCATAACACTGACCACATCAGACTTATGCTCCAAGTCTTATCCTCAGAAGAGCCTGAGAGCCAGACTTTACAACCGCTTCTCCAAGTCCATACCTCGTAATCTAAGGCTTTACCGATTGGATTATAACTCCATGATCAGATCTTTGTCTGAACACTTTCAAAAGCACCATGTTCTAGTACAAGGAGTTTCTAGTCAACTTCAGAAACTTAGTCAAAGCTTTTCAAACTCACGGGACCACGATTTGCTAGAGCAAAATCTCCAACGTCTACTTACTCTCTCTGGTGGTTGCGACAGGATTAAACGTGTTCTAGATTTTCTAAGAAAAATTAGAGAATTGAATCTTAAAGGGGAAGAGAACTGA